A DNA window from Piliocolobus tephrosceles isolate RC106 chromosome 9, ASM277652v3, whole genome shotgun sequence contains the following coding sequences:
- the ZNF487 gene encoding LOW QUALITY PROTEIN: putative zinc finger protein 487 (The sequence of the model RefSeq protein was modified relative to this genomic sequence to represent the inferred CDS: deleted 1 base in 1 codon), translated as MLENYSLLLSVGYCITKPVVICKLEHGEVLWILEEEFPSQSHLDCCIDDDLLEKRQENQDQHLQKVDFFNNKTLTMDRNGVLGKTFYLDTNPILLRKIRGNCDSYGVNLNYILELIISNRSSFIRNPSECNAHGKVFLCMKHENPYARGKPLEYDGNGKAVSQNEDLFRHQYIQTLKQCFEYNQCGKAFHEEAACITHKTVCSWETL; from the exons ATGCTGGAGAACTACAGCCTCCTCCTCTCAGTAG GGTATTGTATTACTAAACCAGTGGTGATTTGCAAGTTGGAGCATGGAGAGGTGCTGTGGATATTAGAGGAAGAGTTCCCAAGTCAGAGCCACCTAG ACTGCTGTATAGATGATGACCTGTTGGagaagagacaggaaaatcaAGACCAGCATTTGCagaaagttgat tttttcaacaacAAAACACTGACTATGGACAGAAATGGTGTATTaggaaaaacattttatcttGACACAAACCCCATTCTATTAAGAAAAATACGTGGCAACTGTGACTCATATGGAGtgaatttgaattatattttggAATTAATTATTAGTAATAGAAGCTCCTTTATAAGGAACCCttctgagtgtaatgcacatggGAAAGTTTTCCTTTGTATGAAGCATGAAAATCCTTATGCCAGAGGGAAACCTTTGGAATATGATGGAAATGGGAAAGCCGTCTCTCAGAATGAGGACCTATTTAGGCATCAGTATATTCAAACTCTGAAGCAGTGTTTTGAATACAATCAGTGTGGGAAGGCTTTTCATGAAGAGGCAGCCTGCATTACCCATAAGACAGTGTGCTCATGGGAGACCCTGTGA